A window of the Brassica napus cultivar Da-Ae chromosome A2, Da-Ae, whole genome shotgun sequence genome harbors these coding sequences:
- the LOC106384227 gene encoding flowering time control protein FY isoform X2, which translates to MYGDSMQQQQQQLPPMHHPPMMRQPSASSTNINPDYHHSSAPNHFDSHVDGFGGKRMRKHTQRRAVDYTSTVVRYIQARTWQRDSRDMTSLQPTPAAAVDMLPPVAYSDNPSTSFAAKFVHSSLNKNRCSINCVVWTPSGRRLITGSQSGEFTLWNGQSFNFEMILQAHDQPIRSMVWSHNDIWMVSGDDGGTIKYWQSNMNNVKANRTAHKESVRGISFCKTDLKFCSCSDDTTVKVWDFAKCQEEISLTGHGWDVKCVDWHPTKSLLVSGGKDQLVKIWDTRTARELCSLHGHKNMVLSVKWNQNGNWLLTASKDQIVKLYDIRTMKELESFRGHKKDVTSLAWHPIHEEYFVSGSADGSICHWIVGHENPQIEISNAHDNSVWDLAWHPIGYLLCSGSNDHTTKFWSRNRPADNPRDALTMQNQGYNEQGFNNRLPDSFQPSEASPTPGAFVPGLTRNEGTIPGIGIAMPFDASSQGEHNQPLPGGMAPPLPPGPHPSLIGNSQQQGYQQQHHHQGHHPQQIPPMPNMPHLQRPPASHMPLRPHHPRPMQMPPHMPPSSMPMTHQIPGPMGMQGGMNTQMSQGHYMGAPSGPFPGPPSSGGPPMYPQGRGFNRPQMMQGYNNPFQQPPPLPAGPPPNTNQQHQ; encoded by the exons ATGTACGGAGATTCgatgcagcagcagcagcagcagcttcCACCGATGCATCACCCGCCGATGATGCGTCAGCCCTCCGCCTCTTCCACCAACATTAACCCCGACTATCACCACTCCTCTGCTCCAAATCACTTCGACT CACATGTTGACGGTTTTGGGGGAAAACGAATGAGAAAGCATACACAGAGAAGAGCTGTTGATTACACGAGCACCGTTGTGAGATATATTCAGGCTCGAACGTGGCAGAGAGACTCAAGGGATATGACCTCTTTGCAACCAACCCCAGCTGCTGCTGTTGAT ATGCTTCCTCCAGTTGCCTATTCAGATAATCCTTCTACAAGCTTTGCTGCCAAGTTTGTTCACTCGTCTCTAAACAAGAATCGTTGTTCAATCAACTGTGTAGTG TGGACACCTTCAGGAAGACGTCTTATCACTGGCTCCCAAAGTGGGGAGTTTACTCTTTGGAATGGGCAGTCTTTCAATTTTGAGATGATTCTTCAG GCACATGATCAACCTATAAGGTCGATGGTGTGGAGCCACAATGACATTTGGATGGTTTCTGGTGATGATGGAGGCACAATAAa GTATTGGCAGAGCAATATGAACAATGTGAAGGCTAATAGAACTGCTCACAAGGAATCCGTTCGTGGTATAAG TTTCTGTAAAACAGATTTGAAGTTCTGTTCGTGTTCTGATGATACAACTGTTAAAGTGTGGGATTTTGCCAAGTGCCAAGAAGAAATTTCATTAACCG GCCATGGCTGGGATGTCAAGTGCGTCGACTGGCACCCCACAAAATCCCTACTAGTTTCTG GTGGAAAAgatcaacttgttaaaatatgGGATACTAGAACTGCAAGAGAGCTTTGCTCACT TCATGGTCACAAAAACATGGTGCTAAGTGTGAAGTGGAACCAAAATGGCAATTGGCTTTTAACAGCCTCGAAAGATCAAATAGTTAAG CTGTATGATATAAGGACTATGAAGGAGCTTGAATCCTTCCGTGGGCACAAGAAAGATGTAACAT CTTTGGCGTGGCATCCAATTCATGAAGAATACTTTGTCAGTGGGAGCGCTGACGGATCCATTTGTCATTGGATTGTCGG GCATGAAAACCCGCAGATTGAAATCTCAAATGCTCATGATAACAGTGTTTGGGATCTTGCATGGCATCCTATTGGATATCTTCTTTGCAG TGGTAGCAATGATCACACAACCAAGTTTTGGTCCAGAAACAGGCCTGCAGATAATCCTCGAGATGCCCTTACTATGCAGAACCAAG GCTATAATGAACAAGGTTTTAACAATCGCCTGCCTGATAGTTTCCAACCATCCGAGGCATCGCCAACTCCTGGAGCATTTGTTCCTGGACTGACCCGGAATGAGGGGACCATCCCTGGAATCGGGATAGCAATGCCATTTGATGCATCCTCACAAGGGGAACATAATCAACCTCTTCCAGGCGGTATGGCTCCTCCGCTGCCACCTGGTCCCCACCCATCGCTTATTGGAAATAGCCAGCAGCAAGGGTATCAGCAACAACACCACCACCAAGGTCATCATCCTCAGCAAATCCCTCCAATGCCCAACATGCCTCATCTTCAGCGACCACCAGCGTCTCATATGCCATTGCGTCCTCATCATCCCCGGCCTATGCAAATGCCTCCTCACATGCCACCTTCCTCAATGCCTATGACTCATCAGATACCTGGACCAATG GGAATGCAAGGAGGCATGAATACTCAGATGTCGCAAGGCCATTATATGGGTGCTCCTTCGGGTCCATTTCCAGGACCACCAAGCAGTGGTGGACCCCCAATGTATCCCCAAGGACGTGGTTTCAATCGTCCACAGATGATGCAAGGGTACAACAACCCTTTTCAACAG
- the LOC106384227 gene encoding flowering time control protein FY isoform X1: MYGDSMQQQQQQLPPMHHPPMMRQPSASSTNINPDYHHSSAPNHFDSHVDGFGGKRMRKHTQRRAVDYTSTVVRYIQARTWQRDSRDMTSLQPTPAAAVDMLPPVAYSDNPSTSFAAKFVHSSLNKNRCSINCVVWTPSGRRLITGSQSGEFTLWNGQSFNFEMILQAHDQPIRSMVWSHNDIWMVSGDDGGTIKYWQSNMNNVKANRTAHKESVRGISFCKTDLKFCSCSDDTTVKVWDFAKCQEEISLTGHGWDVKCVDWHPTKSLLVSGGKDQLVKIWDTRTARELCSLHGHKNMVLSVKWNQNGNWLLTASKDQIVKLYDIRTMKELESFRGHKKDVTSLAWHPIHEEYFVSGSADGSICHWIVGHENPQIEISNAHDNSVWDLAWHPIGYLLCSGSNDHTTKFWSRNRPADNPRDALTMQNQGYNEQGFNNRLPDSFQPSEASPTPGAFVPGLTRNEGTIPGIGIAMPFDASSQGEHNQPLPGGMAPPLPPGPHPSLIGNSQQQGYQQQHHHQGHHPQQIPPMPNMPHLQRPPASHMPLRPHHPRPMQMPPHMPPSSMPMTHQIPGPMGMQGGMNTQMSQGHYMGAPSGPFPGPPSSGGPPMYPQGRGFNRPQMMQGYNNPFQQQPPPLPAGPPPNTNQQHQ, encoded by the exons ATGTACGGAGATTCgatgcagcagcagcagcagcagcttcCACCGATGCATCACCCGCCGATGATGCGTCAGCCCTCCGCCTCTTCCACCAACATTAACCCCGACTATCACCACTCCTCTGCTCCAAATCACTTCGACT CACATGTTGACGGTTTTGGGGGAAAACGAATGAGAAAGCATACACAGAGAAGAGCTGTTGATTACACGAGCACCGTTGTGAGATATATTCAGGCTCGAACGTGGCAGAGAGACTCAAGGGATATGACCTCTTTGCAACCAACCCCAGCTGCTGCTGTTGAT ATGCTTCCTCCAGTTGCCTATTCAGATAATCCTTCTACAAGCTTTGCTGCCAAGTTTGTTCACTCGTCTCTAAACAAGAATCGTTGTTCAATCAACTGTGTAGTG TGGACACCTTCAGGAAGACGTCTTATCACTGGCTCCCAAAGTGGGGAGTTTACTCTTTGGAATGGGCAGTCTTTCAATTTTGAGATGATTCTTCAG GCACATGATCAACCTATAAGGTCGATGGTGTGGAGCCACAATGACATTTGGATGGTTTCTGGTGATGATGGAGGCACAATAAa GTATTGGCAGAGCAATATGAACAATGTGAAGGCTAATAGAACTGCTCACAAGGAATCCGTTCGTGGTATAAG TTTCTGTAAAACAGATTTGAAGTTCTGTTCGTGTTCTGATGATACAACTGTTAAAGTGTGGGATTTTGCCAAGTGCCAAGAAGAAATTTCATTAACCG GCCATGGCTGGGATGTCAAGTGCGTCGACTGGCACCCCACAAAATCCCTACTAGTTTCTG GTGGAAAAgatcaacttgttaaaatatgGGATACTAGAACTGCAAGAGAGCTTTGCTCACT TCATGGTCACAAAAACATGGTGCTAAGTGTGAAGTGGAACCAAAATGGCAATTGGCTTTTAACAGCCTCGAAAGATCAAATAGTTAAG CTGTATGATATAAGGACTATGAAGGAGCTTGAATCCTTCCGTGGGCACAAGAAAGATGTAACAT CTTTGGCGTGGCATCCAATTCATGAAGAATACTTTGTCAGTGGGAGCGCTGACGGATCCATTTGTCATTGGATTGTCGG GCATGAAAACCCGCAGATTGAAATCTCAAATGCTCATGATAACAGTGTTTGGGATCTTGCATGGCATCCTATTGGATATCTTCTTTGCAG TGGTAGCAATGATCACACAACCAAGTTTTGGTCCAGAAACAGGCCTGCAGATAATCCTCGAGATGCCCTTACTATGCAGAACCAAG GCTATAATGAACAAGGTTTTAACAATCGCCTGCCTGATAGTTTCCAACCATCCGAGGCATCGCCAACTCCTGGAGCATTTGTTCCTGGACTGACCCGGAATGAGGGGACCATCCCTGGAATCGGGATAGCAATGCCATTTGATGCATCCTCACAAGGGGAACATAATCAACCTCTTCCAGGCGGTATGGCTCCTCCGCTGCCACCTGGTCCCCACCCATCGCTTATTGGAAATAGCCAGCAGCAAGGGTATCAGCAACAACACCACCACCAAGGTCATCATCCTCAGCAAATCCCTCCAATGCCCAACATGCCTCATCTTCAGCGACCACCAGCGTCTCATATGCCATTGCGTCCTCATCATCCCCGGCCTATGCAAATGCCTCCTCACATGCCACCTTCCTCAATGCCTATGACTCATCAGATACCTGGACCAATG GGAATGCAAGGAGGCATGAATACTCAGATGTCGCAAGGCCATTATATGGGTGCTCCTTCGGGTCCATTTCCAGGACCACCAAGCAGTGGTGGACCCCCAATGTATCCCCAAGGACGTGGTTTCAATCGTCCACAGATGATGCAAGGGTACAACAACCCTTTTCAACAG